One window of Thiomicrorhabdus lithotrophica genomic DNA carries:
- a CDS encoding CobW family GTP-binding protein encodes MSSPLPVHLITGLLGSGKTTCLKHLIQQKPPTENWIILINEFGEVDIDAAQLLAIAPKDNTVEIHEVSGGCICCTAQLGLVTTLNQVFSRTDTKIDRIWIEPTGLGHPAQIIDSLHKTPFSRPLSLQKVVCVITPQQLTPERWKKSAVMRDLVTLADTIILNKTDLGDLSSQQQARQLLKNCFPLKNEIVATQYADVKLPTLLQEKQSQPFTILASKTSHLAVANHHQQTYSSDIEQAQHCFISVDNSNANLLSMGWIWSSKVQFNRIKLKSFFEQIAPNLIRAKGIVKTGKEWQLINWSEGKIQFEDIAWRQDSRLECLFGNSNENQSTITPLDLEKILQNTIHSYNSQT; translated from the coding sequence ATGTCTTCACCGCTTCCAGTTCACCTAATTACAGGCCTGCTAGGTAGCGGTAAAACCACCTGCTTAAAACACCTTATTCAACAAAAGCCGCCTACTGAAAACTGGATTATTCTCATTAATGAATTCGGTGAAGTGGATATTGATGCCGCTCAACTTCTTGCAATCGCCCCTAAAGACAACACTGTAGAGATTCATGAAGTTTCTGGAGGTTGTATCTGTTGCACAGCGCAACTCGGTTTAGTAACCACTCTTAATCAAGTATTTAGTCGTACTGACACTAAAATAGATAGAATCTGGATTGAGCCTACTGGCTTAGGTCATCCTGCACAAATCATCGATAGCCTGCATAAAACGCCATTTTCACGCCCACTATCTTTACAAAAAGTCGTCTGTGTTATTACACCGCAACAATTGACACCTGAACGTTGGAAAAAATCAGCCGTTATGCGCGATTTAGTGACTTTGGCCGATACCATTATTTTGAATAAAACAGACTTGGGTGATTTATCTAGCCAGCAACAAGCTAGGCAATTACTCAAAAACTGCTTCCCTCTAAAAAACGAAATTGTAGCAACGCAATATGCCGACGTTAAGCTACCAACACTGCTTCAAGAAAAACAAAGCCAGCCCTTTACCATTCTTGCAAGCAAGACGTCACACCTAGCAGTAGCTAACCACCATCAACAAACCTATTCCTCAGACATTGAGCAAGCCCAGCACTGTTTTATCAGTGTAGATAACTCTAATGCCAACCTTTTGAGCATGGGTTGGATTTGGTCAAGCAAGGTTCAATTTAATCGCATTAAGTTAAAAAGCTTCTTTGAACAAATCGCCCCCAATCTTATCCGTGCAAAAGGCATTGTAAAAACAGGTAAAGAATGGCAATTAATCAATTGGAGCGAAGGGAAAATTCAATTTGAAGACATTGCATGGCGACAAGACAGTCGCTTAGAGTGTTTATTTGGTAACAGTAACGAAAATCAATCAACAATAACACCTTTAGACCTTGAAAAAATACTTCAAAACACCATACATAGCTATAATAGCCAAACGTAA